Proteins encoded by one window of Chromobacterium violaceum ATCC 12472:
- the tatB gene encoding Sec-independent protein translocase protein TatB translates to MLDISFGEFVLIGVVALVVLGPERLPTVARTVGALVARAQRFVANVKADMQQQANLQGLDSLRQDLQDAAHSFRGQLEAEVQQVRDAIDQNAADARALAEQAAEPFHEAERTIHGGLAPDAEAEAREAETHPAEPAPAAQADVPPRDENQLDLFDDLPPHRPPASQPSASQARE, encoded by the coding sequence GTGCTTGACATCAGTTTCGGCGAATTCGTCCTGATCGGCGTGGTGGCGCTGGTGGTGCTGGGCCCGGAGCGGCTGCCCACGGTGGCGCGCACCGTCGGCGCGCTGGTGGCGCGCGCCCAGCGCTTCGTCGCCAACGTGAAGGCGGACATGCAGCAGCAGGCCAACCTGCAGGGGCTGGACAGCCTGCGCCAGGATCTGCAGGACGCCGCGCACAGTTTCCGCGGCCAGCTGGAGGCCGAGGTGCAGCAGGTCCGCGATGCGATAGACCAGAACGCCGCCGACGCGCGCGCGCTGGCCGAGCAGGCGGCCGAGCCGTTCCACGAGGCCGAGCGCACGATACACGGCGGGCTGGCGCCGGATGCCGAAGCCGAGGCGCGGGAGGCCGAGACGCATCCCGCCGAGCCGGCGCCGGCCGCGCAGGCCGACGTTCCGCCGCGCGACGAAAACCAGCTGGACCTGTTCGACGATCTGCCGCCGCATCGTCCGCCCGCTTCCCAACCCTCCGCATCTCAAGCCCGCGAATGA
- the hisB gene encoding imidazoleglycerol-phosphate dehydratase HisB — MRTATVTRNTLETQITVSLNLDGTGVGRFETGVPFLDHMMDQIARHGLIDLDVKAVGDLHIDAHHTVEDIGITLGQAFAKAIGDKKGIRRYGHAYVPLDEALSRVVIDLSGRPGLVYNVDYTRACIGQFDVDLFSEFFHGFVNHSMVTLHIDNLRGHNSHHQAETIFKAFGRALRMACEHDERMAGITPSTKGTLSV; from the coding sequence ATGAGAACCGCAACCGTCACCCGCAACACGCTGGAAACCCAGATCACCGTCAGCCTGAACCTGGACGGCACCGGCGTCGGCCGCTTTGAAACCGGCGTGCCCTTCCTCGACCACATGATGGACCAGATCGCCCGCCACGGCTTGATCGACCTGGACGTCAAGGCGGTGGGCGACCTGCACATCGACGCCCACCACACGGTGGAGGACATCGGCATCACGCTGGGGCAGGCTTTCGCCAAGGCCATCGGCGACAAGAAGGGCATCCGCCGCTACGGCCACGCCTACGTGCCGCTGGACGAGGCGCTGAGCCGGGTGGTGATCGACCTGTCCGGCCGCCCGGGCCTAGTCTACAACGTCGACTATACCCGCGCCTGCATCGGGCAGTTCGACGTGGACCTGTTCTCCGAGTTCTTCCACGGTTTCGTCAACCACAGCATGGTCACGCTGCATATCGACAACCTGCGCGGCCACAACAGCCACCATCAGGCGGAAACCATCTTCAAGGCCTTCGGCCGCGCGCTGCGCATGGCTTGCGAGCACGATGAGCGCATGGCCGGCATCACGCCGTCCACCAAGGGCACGCTGAGCGTATGA
- the hisA gene encoding 1-(5-phosphoribosyl)-5-[(5-phosphoribosylamino)methylideneamino]imidazole-4-carboxamide isomerase codes for MLLIPAIDLKDGQCVRLRQGAMDDATIFSDDPVKVAAHWRDQGARRLHLVDLNGAFAGKPKNLAVIRDILGEVGEDMPVQLGGGIRDLDTIEAYLDMGLAYVIIGTAAVKTPGFLHDACDAFPGQVIVGLDAKDGMVAIDGWAKITNHNVIDLAKRFEDYGVNSVIYTDIGRDGMMTGVNIEATVKLAQALTIPVIASGGLTNLDDIRALCAVEDEGIEGAITGRAIYEGSIDFAAAQTLADELAG; via the coding sequence ATGCTGCTGATACCCGCGATAGACCTGAAAGACGGTCAATGCGTGCGCCTGAGACAGGGCGCGATGGACGATGCCACCATCTTCTCCGACGATCCGGTCAAGGTTGCCGCCCATTGGCGCGACCAGGGCGCGCGACGCCTGCATCTGGTGGACCTGAACGGCGCCTTCGCCGGCAAGCCCAAGAACCTGGCGGTGATCCGCGACATCCTCGGCGAAGTCGGCGAGGACATGCCGGTGCAGCTGGGCGGCGGCATCCGCGACCTGGACACCATCGAGGCCTACCTCGACATGGGCCTGGCCTACGTGATCATCGGCACCGCCGCGGTCAAGACGCCGGGCTTCCTGCACGACGCCTGCGACGCCTTCCCCGGCCAGGTCATCGTCGGCCTGGACGCCAAGGACGGCATGGTGGCGATCGACGGCTGGGCCAAGATCACCAACCATAACGTGATCGATCTGGCCAAGCGCTTCGAGGATTACGGCGTCAACTCGGTGATCTACACCGACATCGGCCGCGACGGCATGATGACCGGCGTCAACATCGAGGCCACCGTCAAGCTGGCGCAGGCGCTGACCATTCCGGTGATCGCCTCCGGCGGCCTGACCAACCTCGACGACATCCGCGCGCTGTGCGCGGTGGAGGACGAGGGCATCGAAGGCGCCATCACCGGCCGCGCGATCTACGAGGGCAGCATCGATTTCGCCGCCGCGCAGACGCTGGCGGACGAACTGGCCGGCTGA
- the hisC gene encoding histidinol-phosphate transaminase, with translation MKLTVQQLVRPEIAAIGAYHVAAADGFIKLDAMENPWPLPIELQHELAAELAQVALNRYPDADGGGLKAALRAAFAIPAAAGIVLGNGSDELITLVTQALARPGAKLLALEPSFVMYKMNALFSGLQYVGVPLRADFTLDLPATLAAIEREQPAVVFVSYPNNPTGPRYGRDEVMAICRAAPGLVVVDEAYQSFASDSFMDLAGELDNLLVMRTLSKLGLAGIRLGYAAASPAWINELNKVRPPYNVNVLTIAAARFALKHLDVFNRQAAELRAERAKLSAALAALPQLAAFPSEANFVTVRAPDAPALFQHLKASGILIKQLHGSHPLLENCLRLTVGSPDENAALLSAIQRFFV, from the coding sequence ATGAAACTGACAGTGCAACAACTGGTGCGGCCGGAGATCGCCGCCATCGGCGCCTACCACGTGGCGGCCGCCGATGGCTTCATCAAGCTGGATGCGATGGAGAACCCGTGGCCGCTGCCGATCGAACTGCAGCACGAGTTGGCCGCGGAATTGGCCCAGGTGGCGCTGAACCGCTACCCCGACGCCGACGGCGGCGGGCTGAAGGCCGCGCTGCGCGCCGCTTTCGCCATTCCCGCGGCGGCCGGCATCGTGCTCGGCAACGGCTCGGACGAGTTGATCACGCTGGTCACACAGGCGCTGGCGCGTCCCGGCGCCAAACTGCTGGCGCTGGAGCCGTCGTTCGTGATGTACAAGATGAACGCGCTGTTCTCCGGCCTGCAGTATGTCGGCGTGCCGCTGCGCGCGGATTTCACGCTGGACCTGCCGGCCACGCTGGCCGCCATCGAGCGCGAACAGCCGGCGGTGGTGTTCGTGTCCTATCCGAATAACCCGACCGGTCCGCGCTATGGCCGCGACGAGGTGATGGCCATCTGCCGCGCCGCGCCGGGGCTGGTGGTGGTGGACGAGGCTTACCAGAGCTTCGCCTCCGACAGTTTCATGGACCTGGCCGGCGAGCTGGACAACCTGCTGGTGATGCGCACGTTGTCCAAGCTGGGCCTGGCCGGCATCCGCCTCGGCTACGCCGCGGCCAGTCCGGCCTGGATCAACGAGTTGAACAAGGTGCGGCCGCCGTACAACGTCAACGTGCTGACCATCGCCGCCGCCCGTTTCGCGCTGAAGCACCTGGACGTGTTCAACCGCCAGGCGGCCGAGCTGCGCGCCGAGCGCGCGAAGCTGTCCGCCGCGCTGGCCGCCTTGCCGCAGCTGGCGGCGTTTCCGTCCGAGGCCAATTTCGTCACCGTCCGCGCGCCGGACGCGCCGGCTTTGTTCCAGCATCTGAAAGCGTCCGGCATCCTGATCAAGCAGCTGCACGGCAGCCACCCGCTGCTGGAAAACTGCCTGCGCCTGACCGTCGGCAGCCCGGACGAGAACGCCGCGCTGCTGTCAGCCATCCAACGTTTTTTCGTCTGA
- a CDS encoding histidine triad nucleotide-binding protein translates to MSDCLFCKIVAGQIPANKVYEDDDVLAFHDIRPIAPVHFMIIPKRHVDSLAHCGPEHEAVLGKILTLAPRLAKEQGLASGFKTGINTGRGGGQEVFHLHVHVFGHKG, encoded by the coding sequence ATGAGCGACTGCCTTTTCTGCAAGATCGTGGCGGGCCAGATCCCCGCCAACAAGGTTTACGAAGACGACGACGTGCTGGCCTTCCACGACATCCGCCCGATCGCGCCGGTGCATTTCATGATCATTCCCAAGCGGCACGTCGACTCGCTGGCCCACTGCGGCCCCGAGCACGAGGCGGTGCTGGGCAAGATCCTGACGCTGGCGCCCCGGCTGGCGAAGGAGCAGGGCCTGGCGTCCGGCTTCAAGACCGGCATCAACACCGGCCGCGGCGGCGGCCAGGAAGTGTTCCACCTGCACGTGCACGTGTTCGGCCACAAGGGCTGA
- a CDS encoding DUF3617 domain-containing protein — protein MKGLAAALLALSVGTAGAAGAPRLAAGLWRMDVNSGDMQSGSATLCEKAPMTALEMAAQMIGVPAGAECAISGTVEAPGLSRYSCKLKDGVEMETVFFWQRLQADEWSAGSVVKLRPANQEAAVLQLRLRRVGECK, from the coding sequence GTGAAAGGCCTGGCCGCGGCCTTGCTCGCGCTGTCGGTCGGGACGGCCGGCGCGGCGGGCGCGCCCAGGCTGGCGGCCGGGCTTTGGCGGATGGATGTGAACAGCGGCGACATGCAGTCCGGCAGCGCGACGCTGTGCGAGAAAGCGCCGATGACGGCGCTGGAGATGGCGGCCCAGATGATCGGGGTGCCCGCCGGCGCGGAATGCGCGATTTCCGGCACGGTGGAGGCGCCGGGCCTCAGCCGCTACAGCTGCAAGCTGAAAGACGGCGTGGAGATGGAAACGGTATTTTTCTGGCAGCGGCTGCAAGCGGACGAGTGGTCCGCCGGCAGCGTGGTCAAGTTGCGGCCGGCCAATCAGGAAGCCGCCGTTTTGCAATTGCGGCTGCGCCGCGTGGGAGAATGCAAGTGA
- the hisI gene encoding phosphoribosyl-AMP cyclohydrolase, with amino-acid sequence MQVSSVSASWLDEVKWDDKGLVTAIAQDAASGRVLMVAWMNRESLQLTADTGIAHYWSRSRRKLWKKGEESGHLQTVRELRLDCDGDVIVMQIEQIGGIACHTGRESCFYRRFENGGWTTVDAVLKDPRAIYHP; translated from the coding sequence ATGCAAGTGAGCAGTGTGAGCGCGTCCTGGCTGGACGAAGTGAAGTGGGACGACAAGGGACTGGTGACCGCGATCGCCCAGGACGCCGCCAGCGGACGCGTGCTGATGGTGGCGTGGATGAACCGCGAAAGCCTGCAACTGACCGCGGACACCGGCATCGCCCACTACTGGAGCCGCTCGCGGCGCAAGCTGTGGAAAAAGGGCGAGGAGTCCGGCCACCTGCAGACCGTCAGGGAGCTGCGACTGGACTGCGACGGCGACGTGATCGTGATGCAGATCGAACAAATCGGCGGCATCGCCTGTCACACTGGACGGGAGAGCTGCTTCTACCGCCGTTTCGAGAACGGCGGCTGGACGACGGTGGACGCGGTGCTGAAAGACCCGCGCGCGATCTACCATCCTTGA
- a CDS encoding DUF2069 domain-containing protein: MSRETCRAGAAAALIALIALTLAWELWLAPLRPGGSFLAFKALLLLLPLRGVLAGRLYTYQWSSMFILAFFTEGVMRGWADHGLSQRLAWCEVLISTLFFICVLGYARSFKKLKA; the protein is encoded by the coding sequence TTGAGCCGCGAAACCTGCCGCGCCGGCGCGGCCGCCGCCCTGATCGCCCTGATCGCGCTGACCCTGGCCTGGGAGCTGTGGCTGGCGCCATTGCGGCCCGGCGGCTCCTTCCTGGCGTTCAAGGCGCTGCTGTTGTTGCTGCCGCTGCGGGGCGTCCTGGCCGGCCGGCTTTACACCTACCAGTGGTCCAGCATGTTCATCCTGGCTTTCTTCACCGAGGGGGTGATGCGCGGCTGGGCCGACCATGGCCTGTCGCAGCGATTGGCATGGTGTGAAGTGCTGATCAGTACACTATTCTTTATCTGTGTATTGGGATACGCCAGAAGCTTCAAGAAGCTCAAGGCCTGA
- the tatA gene encoding Sec-independent protein translocase subunit TatA has protein sequence MGSLSIWHWLIVLLIVVLVFGTKKLPGIGKDLGNAVKGFKEGMNEGAKDGQPPAKDAGRIIDGEADKK, from the coding sequence ATGGGTTCTCTGAGCATCTGGCACTGGCTGATCGTGCTGCTGATCGTGGTTCTGGTGTTCGGCACCAAGAAGCTGCCCGGCATCGGCAAAGATCTGGGCAATGCGGTCAAGGGCTTCAAGGAAGGCATGAACGAAGGCGCCAAGGACGGCCAGCCGCCGGCCAAGGACGCCGGCCGCATCATAGACGGCGAAGCCGACAAGAAATAA
- a CDS encoding phosphoribosyl-ATP diphosphatase — translation MTPDVLKNIADTLEARREAAPQSSYVASLFHKGEDAILKKVAEEAAETLMASKDKDKLHLVREVADLWFHTMVLLTYHGLRPEDVVMELHRREGISGLDEKASRKPTA, via the coding sequence ATGACCCCGGATGTGTTGAAGAACATAGCCGATACGCTGGAGGCGCGCCGCGAAGCCGCGCCGCAGTCGTCTTACGTGGCCTCGCTGTTCCACAAGGGCGAGGACGCCATCCTGAAGAAGGTGGCGGAAGAGGCGGCCGAGACACTGATGGCGTCCAAGGACAAGGACAAGCTGCATCTGGTGCGGGAAGTGGCCGATTTGTGGTTCCACACCATGGTGCTGTTGACATATCATGGCCTGCGCCCGGAAGACGTGGTGATGGAACTGCACCGCCGCGAGGGCATTTCCGGCCTGGACGAGAAGGCCTCGCGCAAACCCACAGCCTGA
- the tatC gene encoding twin-arginine translocase subunit TatC translates to MNEQPLLAHLIELRTRLVRALLGIALVFLGLFHWSSDIYHLLAKPLLDALPQGGSMIATEVTSTFFVPMKVTMLVAFLISLPNTLYQIWAFVAPGLYSHEKKLVLPLVLASLLLFLTGMAFAYFLVFPVVFHFMSAVTPAGVSMMTDIDKYLSFVLGMFLAFGTTFEVPVLVVLLTRMGVVTVAKLREARPYVIVGAFVVAAIVTPPDVLSQTLLAVPLWLLFEAGVLVAALLERKARAREQAESAP, encoded by the coding sequence ATGAACGAACAACCGCTGCTCGCGCACCTGATCGAGCTGCGCACCCGGCTGGTGCGCGCGCTGCTCGGCATCGCCCTGGTCTTCCTGGGGCTGTTCCACTGGTCGTCCGACATCTACCACCTGTTGGCCAAGCCGCTGCTGGACGCTTTGCCGCAGGGCGGCAGCATGATCGCCACCGAGGTGACCTCCACCTTCTTCGTGCCGATGAAGGTGACCATGCTGGTGGCCTTCCTGATCTCGCTGCCCAACACGCTGTACCAGATCTGGGCCTTCGTCGCTCCCGGCCTGTACAGCCACGAGAAAAAGCTGGTGCTGCCGCTGGTGCTGGCCAGCCTGCTGCTGTTCCTCACCGGCATGGCCTTCGCCTATTTCCTGGTGTTTCCGGTGGTGTTCCACTTCATGTCGGCGGTGACGCCGGCCGGCGTCAGCATGATGACGGACATCGACAAATACCTGTCCTTCGTCCTGGGCATGTTCCTGGCCTTCGGCACCACGTTCGAGGTGCCGGTGCTGGTGGTGCTGCTGACGAGGATGGGGGTGGTGACGGTGGCCAAGCTGCGCGAGGCGCGGCCCTACGTGATCGTCGGCGCCTTTGTTGTCGCCGCCATCGTCACGCCGCCCGACGTGCTGTCGCAGACGCTGCTGGCGGTGCCGCTGTGGCTGCTGTTCGAGGCCGGGGTGCTGGTGGCGGCGCTGCTGGAGCGCAAGGCGCGCGCCCGCGAACAGGCGGAGTCCGCGCCTTGA
- the hisH gene encoding imidazole glycerol phosphate synthase subunit HisH, which translates to MKVAVIDYGMGNLHSVLKSLQAVNENGADIFLTRDPEAVVKADKVVFPGQGAMPDCMRELNRHGLAEAVRETTQSKPFFGICVGAQLLFEHSEEGDTAGLGLFPGKVVRFADDQVAGGERLKVPHMGWNQVYQTRSHPLFAGIADGERFYFVHSYHFAPADAALTLAESDYPQRFACIVGRGNIFATQFHTEKSHRAGLQMMKNFLAWDGNV; encoded by the coding sequence ATGAAAGTCGCAGTCATCGACTACGGCATGGGCAATCTGCACTCGGTGCTGAAGTCCCTGCAGGCCGTCAACGAAAACGGCGCCGATATTTTCCTCACCCGCGACCCGGAAGCGGTGGTGAAGGCCGACAAGGTGGTCTTTCCCGGCCAGGGCGCGATGCCCGACTGCATGCGCGAATTGAACCGCCACGGCTTGGCCGAGGCGGTCCGTGAAACCACGCAAAGCAAGCCGTTTTTTGGAATCTGCGTCGGCGCGCAGCTATTGTTCGAACATAGCGAAGAAGGAGACACCGCCGGCCTGGGCCTGTTCCCGGGCAAGGTGGTCCGCTTCGCCGACGACCAGGTCGCCGGCGGCGAGCGTCTGAAAGTGCCGCATATGGGTTGGAACCAGGTTTACCAGACTCGGTCCCACCCCTTGTTCGCCGGCATCGCCGACGGCGAGCGCTTCTATTTCGTTCACAGCTACCATTTTGCGCCGGCCGACGCGGCGCTGACGCTGGCGGAAAGCGATTATCCGCAGCGGTTTGCCTGTATCGTCGGGCGTGGCAATATATTCGCCACGCAGTTTCACACCGAAAAGAGCCACCGGGCCGGACTTCAGATGATGAAGAACTTCCTGGCCTGGGACGGCAATGTTTAA
- the hisD gene encoding histidinol dehydrogenase: MLKLSSSQPDFAERLKALLAFETAQDPAVDAAVASICADVHHRGDAALVEHTNRFDRMQAAGMADLTLSREQLEAAWLRLPADVRDALSAAAERVRRYHEKQLAHSWSYEDEDGTLLGQQVTPLDRVGIYVPGGKAAYPSSVLMNALPAKVAGVGEIIMVVPTPGGERNDLVLAAAYIAGVDKVFTVGGAQAVAALAYGTETVPQVDKITGPGNAYVAAAKRRVFGVVGIDMVAGPSEILVICDGATDPDWVAMDLFSQAEHDEIAQAILLCPSADYIAQVEASIAKLLPSMPRRAIIEASLAGRGALIQVSDLAEACEISNYIAPEHLELSVADPDALLPQLRHAGAIFMGRFTSESLGDYCAGPNHVLPTSRTARFASPLGVYDFQKRSSLIRVSQAGAQKLGRIASLLAHGEGLTAHARAAELRLEDGTPR; the protein is encoded by the coding sequence ATGTTGAAACTGTCCTCCTCCCAGCCCGACTTCGCCGAGCGCCTGAAAGCGCTGCTGGCCTTCGAAACCGCGCAGGACCCCGCAGTCGACGCCGCCGTGGCGTCCATCTGCGCCGACGTCCATCATCGCGGCGACGCGGCGCTGGTGGAGCACACCAACCGTTTCGACCGCATGCAGGCGGCCGGCATGGCCGATCTGACGCTGAGCCGCGAGCAGCTGGAAGCGGCGTGGCTGCGTCTGCCGGCCGACGTGCGCGACGCGCTGTCCGCCGCCGCCGAGCGCGTGCGCCGCTACCACGAGAAGCAGCTGGCGCATTCCTGGAGCTACGAGGACGAGGACGGCACCTTGCTGGGCCAGCAGGTGACGCCGCTGGACCGCGTCGGCATCTACGTGCCGGGCGGCAAGGCCGCCTATCCGAGCTCGGTGCTGATGAACGCGCTCCCAGCCAAAGTGGCAGGCGTCGGCGAAATCATCATGGTGGTGCCGACGCCGGGCGGCGAGCGCAACGACCTGGTGCTGGCCGCGGCCTACATCGCCGGCGTCGACAAGGTGTTTACCGTCGGTGGCGCCCAAGCCGTCGCCGCGCTGGCCTACGGCACCGAGACGGTGCCGCAGGTGGACAAGATCACCGGCCCCGGCAACGCCTACGTCGCCGCCGCCAAGCGCCGCGTGTTCGGCGTGGTCGGCATCGACATGGTGGCCGGCCCGTCCGAGATCCTGGTGATCTGCGACGGCGCCACCGATCCGGACTGGGTGGCGATGGACCTGTTCAGCCAGGCCGAACACGACGAGATCGCCCAGGCCATCCTGCTGTGCCCGTCGGCGGATTACATCGCGCAGGTGGAAGCCAGCATCGCCAAGCTGCTGCCGTCCATGCCGCGCCGCGCCATCATCGAAGCCAGCCTGGCGGGCCGCGGCGCGCTGATCCAGGTCAGCGATCTGGCGGAAGCTTGCGAGATCAGCAATTACATCGCGCCGGAGCACCTGGAGTTGTCGGTGGCCGATCCGGACGCGCTGCTGCCGCAACTGCGCCACGCCGGCGCCATCTTCATGGGCCGCTTCACCTCGGAAAGCCTGGGCGACTACTGCGCCGGCCCCAACCACGTGCTGCCGACCAGCCGCACCGCGCGCTTCGCCAGCCCGCTGGGCGTCTACGACTTCCAGAAGCGCAGCAGCCTGATCCGGGTGTCGCAGGCCGGCGCGCAGAAGCTGGGCCGCATCGCCAGCCTGCTGGCGCACGGCGAGGGCCTGACCGCCCACGCCCGCGCCGCCGAGCTGCGGCTGGAGGACGGGACGCCGCGCTAG
- the hisF gene encoding imidazole glycerol phosphate synthase subunit HisF: protein MLAKRIIPCLDVTAGRVVKGVNFLGLRDAGDPVEIARRYNEQGADELTFLDITASSDQRDIILHVIEAVADQVFIPLTVGGGVRSIADIRRLLNAGADKVSINTAAVTHPEFVQQASEHFGNQCIVVALDAKAVTPENDRWEIFTHGGRNRTGLDAVEWARKMQQLGAGEILLTSMDRDGTKAGFNLPLTRAVSDAVNIPVIASGGVGNLQHLVDGVKEGHADAVLAASIFHFGEYTVDQAKQAMRAAGIEVRL from the coding sequence ATGCTTGCCAAACGCATCATCCCTTGCCTGGACGTGACCGCCGGCCGCGTGGTCAAGGGCGTCAACTTTCTCGGCCTGCGCGACGCCGGCGATCCGGTCGAGATCGCCCGCCGCTACAACGAGCAGGGCGCCGACGAGCTGACCTTCCTCGACATCACCGCCAGTTCCGACCAGCGCGACATCATCCTGCACGTGATCGAGGCGGTGGCCGACCAGGTGTTCATCCCGCTGACGGTCGGCGGCGGCGTGCGCAGCATCGCCGACATCCGCCGCCTGCTGAACGCCGGCGCCGACAAGGTCAGCATCAACACCGCCGCGGTGACCCACCCCGAATTCGTCCAACAGGCGTCCGAGCACTTCGGCAACCAGTGCATCGTCGTCGCGCTGGACGCCAAGGCGGTGACGCCCGAGAACGACCGCTGGGAGATCTTCACTCACGGCGGCCGCAACCGCACCGGGCTGGACGCCGTCGAATGGGCGCGCAAGATGCAGCAACTGGGCGCCGGCGAAATCCTGCTGACCAGCATGGACCGCGACGGCACCAAGGCAGGCTTCAACCTGCCGCTGACCCGCGCGGTGTCCGACGCGGTGAACATTCCGGTGATCGCCTCCGGCGGCGTCGGCAACCTTCAGCACCTGGTCGACGGCGTGAAGGAGGGCCACGCCGACGCGGTGCTGGCCGCCAGCATCTTCCATTTCGGCGAATACACGGTGGATCAGGCCAAGCAAGCGATGCGCGCCGCCGGCATCGAGGTCAGGCTGTGA
- a CDS encoding VOC family protein: MSRVDPGIAGLNHLCLSVPDLDAALAFYDRLMPAMGWRERSSADSRAYVAGNYEIYLQQSRIEGAGFVRHGVGLQHLAFNAPSRQAVDALHALLLEIGARVTDAPAEYPHYSDGYYAVFFQDPGGIALEFCHTPNMSL, from the coding sequence ATGAGCCGGGTCGATCCCGGCATCGCCGGCCTCAACCACCTGTGCCTGTCGGTGCCCGATCTGGACGCGGCCCTGGCCTTCTATGACCGGCTGATGCCGGCCATGGGCTGGCGGGAGCGCAGCAGCGCCGACTCGCGCGCCTACGTCGCCGGCAACTACGAAATCTACCTGCAGCAGAGCCGGATCGAGGGAGCGGGTTTCGTCCGCCATGGCGTCGGCCTGCAGCACCTGGCCTTCAACGCGCCCAGCCGGCAGGCTGTGGACGCGCTGCATGCGCTGCTGCTGGAGATCGGCGCGCGGGTCACCGACGCGCCGGCCGAGTATCCGCATTACAGCGACGGCTATTACGCCGTCTTTTTCCAGGACCCGGGCGGCATCGCGCTGGAGTTCTGCCACACCCCGAACATGAGCTTGTAG
- a CDS encoding ABC transporter substrate-binding protein gives MARIGVWLAAGLLCLAAAAFGAEKKVFLLESYHSDYQWDRDYRAALFEKLSGRCELAVYTLDSKRLPREQVLIRADEARKRIAAFQPDLVIVGDDAALQLVGSKLAEAGAPVIYLGINNNPRNYFQSTPSNISGVLERPLILRNIFELGRMVPGLKRALALFDSDLTSRIIRDEVFIGRDNIRLGGIDVDIALPYTFAEWQQRVLQAPQRYQAIWVGLYFTLRDDNGKVVPSDEVMRWTAANSKLPMFAFWNFAVGKGKAMGGRVLTGREQGLEAARMAQAMLFENRSLSSLFPVTPSEGEYLFSRSELARSGLSLPPQVARKAHWVE, from the coding sequence ATGGCGAGGATAGGCGTCTGGCTGGCGGCGGGGCTGCTGTGCCTGGCCGCGGCGGCGTTCGGCGCGGAAAAGAAGGTATTCCTGCTCGAGAGCTATCACAGCGACTACCAATGGGACCGCGACTACCGCGCGGCGCTGTTCGAAAAGCTGTCCGGGCGCTGCGAACTGGCGGTGTACACGCTGGACAGCAAGCGCCTGCCGCGCGAGCAAGTGCTGATCCGGGCTGACGAGGCGCGCAAGCGCATCGCCGCTTTCCAGCCCGACCTTGTCATCGTCGGCGACGATGCCGCGTTACAACTGGTTGGGAGCAAACTGGCCGAAGCCGGCGCGCCGGTCATCTATCTCGGCATCAACAACAACCCGCGCAATTATTTCCAGTCCACGCCCAGCAATATCAGCGGCGTGCTGGAGCGGCCGCTGATCCTGCGCAATATTTTCGAGCTGGGACGCATGGTGCCCGGCTTGAAGCGCGCGCTGGCCCTGTTCGACAGCGACCTGACTTCGCGCATCATCCGCGACGAGGTCTTCATCGGGCGGGACAATATCCGGCTGGGCGGCATAGACGTCGACATCGCGCTGCCCTACACCTTCGCCGAGTGGCAGCAGCGGGTGCTGCAGGCGCCGCAGCGTTACCAGGCGATCTGGGTCGGGCTGTATTTCACGCTGCGCGACGACAACGGCAAGGTCGTGCCCAGCGACGAAGTGATGCGCTGGACCGCGGCCAACAGCAAATTGCCGATGTTCGCGTTCTGGAATTTCGCGGTCGGCAAGGGCAAGGCCATGGGCGGCCGGGTGCTGACCGGGCGCGAGCAGGGACTGGAGGCCGCGCGGATGGCCCAGGCGATGCTGTTCGAGAACCGCAGCCTGTCCTCGTTGTTCCCGGTGACGCCGTCGGAAGGCGAATACCTGTTCAGCCGCAGCGAGCTGGCGCGCTCCGGCCTGTCGTTGCCGCCGCAGGTGGCGCGCAAGGCGCATTGGGTCGAGTAG